ATCCTcatccaacaacaacaaagccttagtcccaaaactttGGGTTTAACAACATTCATCCATGTTATAGAATTTCAGCTCagaaaaagatatataaaatcTTACAATTAAGGTGTTATAAAACACATGGGTTGCTTCACTCAAGTATATTTGGGTTCTCTGCCGttgtcattttaaatttttctagCACAGTTCAGAGAATACTCACTTGTCCAACCATCATCCCTTCATCACCCCTTCTATTAAGTTGACAACATGGCTATCATATCCAAACATACGACCAGTAGTTAAAATTTGACCACATAAAACCCCCCTAGTCTTTAGACTTCGGAAATAGAATTGCTTATTGACTAAGATACAAAGAAGCATTTAACTTCCCTCCATACACAATTTTCATTACAATCCTAAGACCAACCAGGCACCACCATGTAAACTTAGAATCCCATTGACAGCAGCAACAACCTTGCCTGACATGGATCTCCACTGGACACCTATCAAAATTGTGCATATGATGACAAATCACCCTTCCAAAAGTAAGATTAACCACCAGGGATTACATTCCACTTCTAAGCTCCACAGTGTTCAGTCATACATGGAGATCCTGAACCTGATTGGATGATTATAATAACAGATATAACAGAAAGATTGGCTTCAAGTTTTGGCCAAAGAACAGGATCTGAATTCTAAAGTGGCATCTACAAATTAAGGAATTCTTCTCTTTCCAAAGATGCATGGAAGCTTTTTTGATGGAGTCAACATGttataacaaaacaaagcaaCTGCAAATAGCCAAAGGCACATGTGGGGACATGAACATAATTAAGCAGTATCTTGTGCACATTACTTGGATTCCATCAAGTAAATCCTGAAGAGATTCATTTAATGCCGCAAGCTCCGCTGAAGTTTTAcctacaaaatcaaataatttatttgaagtCACAGTTTGAAAACTAAGAGCAGCAGATCTTCAGCATACATTAGACAAACATAAACAGGAGTGACAGCAGATTGGGGGAAAATACCAGTTTTACTGTCATTGTCATCAATATCCATAATTCCCAAATCATCATCATtggcatcatcatcattataTCCTGTTTTATTACCATTGACAAGACCTCCTGGAGGAACAAGTGCAGGAACTTCAAAGCACATGAAGTGCGCAAAAAAAGAACTCTGCAGTTTGCACCATAAAATGGATCTTTATACTAGTATAGTTTGGATTTCAAAACATGTGTACAAAATTAGGACTCTGACCTCATCTACAAGGAGTGGGATAAAAATTGTCAGCATTTTGGCATAAGCCTCAGAGACTGTAGAAGTGTCTGCAGCATTCACATTTTGACCAGAACCTGTGGAAGCTTCCAGCCACACAGTTGGATTTCTCGACGCTTTTGTACTGGCACGAAGCTCATTGGCAAATTCACGAGCCTGTAAATGAATTATAGAAATTCGAGACCATATATTTAGAACCATCACACCAAGTTTCAGAGAAGTcagtaaataaattaaaaccataaaagaTGCAAGAGACAATTTGATCTGTAATCTTCATGGTTCCCCAAATAGTAGAATGTTGAAGATAGCAAATGCACATAATAGATTTCTCTTTTCTCAAGGTGGGAGAAGGGAAAATACGGGTTTTTCCTATATAACTGTTCAGCTTCTTAAAAATGAATGATTGCCCTGCAGAGAAAGTTGCAGTTATCAAAGAACTCAGCAAAGTCACTAAACATAAAACCATGGTTACATAGTTGACACAAAAAACCATATCAATAAAGTGTTTATAGACTTATAGGGTATTTGGGAGCCAACTGACAAATTATCTACACAGATAGAGATAGCTGGAAACTTGATTTGCTTTGTGTGGAAACTAGCTAAACTTCCTTAACTCCCACTCATATGTATAGACAGCATGGCAGTTGGAAAGAAGTACAACATACCAGACTACTGTAATATTGGTAGTTTTAACCACATGCAACATTAGCCCAGTTTCAACCATGTTTGATAAATGTTGGCCTGTCACCCAATTTTGTAGTCTACATCCGTTACAAAATTATACCATCATGGCTAGCCATACTGTACATGTCCTAAATTCTGATAGGGTATTGGTCATGCCATCCACAATAACCAATCCAGGCTATCCAGCTGCTAATATCTTCCTCTAGACAAGACAATACCCAATCTATCTAGtagggttttgttttgagtaaGATGTTTTCTACAGGTgtagatttttttctttcaaaaaacgTTGATATTAAAATCTGTCAGATAAGACTCTTCCAGTCGGGGCAAAGATAGGATAGGTGCAGCAAAGCAGGCAAAATTGTTCCAACATCCAAGGACAATGTAACTGAAGTTTTGCAGCTGCAAACGTAAAAGTTGAAACAACTCTACACGACCAAGCAAGGCCGCTAACTGAACCCGAGGAACCACACTTGGATAGGTTCAATTCTCAAATGTTTCAATATTGAACCAGTTGACTGGTGCAGAAACCTAGCCTACCCATGATAAACCATAAGGATTACAAGAAATCATAGCATCTAAGCCTTCACTtaatgaaaaaacataagtaACTGAAACTTAGTTGTACAACCTTCGCACGgataaatattttgaaagtaTACTAAAAAAACACAGTAAGATCAAGACGATGTTATAAAAGATTTGTGATCATTCACCTCCCGACGAAGAAGCAAGTTAAGGGAGCCACAATAAGCTTTTCTCAGTGAACCCAGGCAATTCTTATCAAGACTCTGCACATTCAAACAGgtaaaataataagaaagaaaaaaaaaaaacttggcaTAGCATTTGAAATTTACAGCAATGTCTCAAAATGACCTTTAGATGTTGTAGAAGGCGAGCATATGTCCTGCATTTGTACCTCAAGTCAGCATGATCGGGCCTCTTCAACTGTCCCCGCTGTTCAATAAATCATAGAAGCAATACTTATAATTCCAAATTAATGAATATTATGATCACTTCCAAGATTTAAACAACATGAGGGTGGCGGGAAAAAGAGTACCTGAGAAAAGTAACTCTTGTCACTTATCATGAAATCCACCAAGCTGGCAAAGTAGTTGCTCAAGAACTCAGAAGCTCTCCTGACAAATGTGCTTTTCAACTTTTCAAGTTCTGCTCGCTTCTCTCTAACCTGTGAGAGTTTCAGCTACTATCATTAAAATGAGCCAGTTTTGCAGAATAAAGATATTCAAAAAGACTTTCTATGCTAGAAGTCATAAAGAATGGCATTTACAATGAAAGTAAGAAATTAAGTCATAATTGGGTTCATTCTTGAATCCCACAATTGGTATGGTACATTTACCCGCTAGGCAGCTACTATAAATATGCTGCCAAGATGCTCACATTTGATGTAGGAACCAAGATTACAGAGAAACTTGTAATAGGGTACATATTCATAACTAAAAATttgaatgatgaaaaaaaaaagaaaaagaggcaaGAATTCCTGGGTCTATCTGCTGTGGAGTACAGACCTTCTGTAGGTCTAAAGGGATGGAAGTAAAGGGAAAGTTGTAGGTTGGGTCACAGGATTCTCTTGGCAACAAGTATCTTGAGGACTTTTGACAGGCTAGGATTAGGATTTAATGGTGGAGAAAGATTGGTCAAAGTTAGGGATTTAGGGTTTTGGTTTGATGGCAAAACAAGGAACAAAACTTaggatctgtttggataccgtttattgctgaaaactgaaaactaaaaacattgtaacaaaataatttttaaatgtatgaataattCTTTGGTAGTAAACAGTATTTTGGGATTGTTTGGGAGCTATTTGATGGATGGCAGGTCTAGGGCTCTAAGATTTGGATTTTGAGGGAAAGATGGGAACACCATTCAGGTCTGGGTTTGCCAGAATAAGATTGAAAGTGCTGGAAATTTTTTGCTATGTAATAAACTtcatagaaaaaagaaaaaaggtttgaCCCTCGTAAACATggagtatataagaatatatccgggggaaaaaaacaacaaaatgttTTCTATGCAATTTTAATATAACAATAGAATCATGAAAACTcaaagaagaaacgggtttcACAGCCTTCGTCGactcaaagaaaatcaaatataattgcTTCAAATCCTCCATCGTTAACTCCCTTCCTTCAAATGTCCACCCATTCTGCTCCCACCAAATAAACgacatcaaccaatgaagaataattttcaaattgaaaccCTTCTTATTGGATGATAATGATACTTCCCAGATATAGAAATTCTTGATCAACAGAGGAACAATATCCAACTCTCCAAAGCTTCATGTATTCCTCACCATCCTTTCCAACATGCCCACAGTTCAATCCCGTCTGTGGCATCACCCAAGAAACACCTACAAAGCAGTGTGAAATGTAGGAAACTAAAGGTCTTTacacatgcaacaccaatcCATAACCACAATACCCCTTTTATGAAAGTTGTCTATGGTAATCTTGCCCCTTGCTGCTGTCCAAACAAATTAGTTCACCCTTGGTGGTGCTTTAGCTCTCCAAAAACTTCTCCATGGAATATAACTATGACCCTATCACCTAGTTTTCCCTACGCATCGCACCTAGAGTTTCCTTAGATCACACCTTGGAGAGATTGCATCAAACAAACCTCAGCAGCATAATTGCTGCAAAACTCTCTTGAAACGTGTTCATTATTGAATTAATAGCATTGATCAAATTATGGTAAACTAAAGCTTATGGAGGAATACTAGGCCAGGTTGGGAGATATTTGCAACCTACATTCAGTATATGGTGGACGAAGGGTAAGGTTCTAGCCTATGTTGCATGGACACGGACACGGATACGGACAcgacacggacacggacacgaggatacggcaatttttgaaaaataaggacacgaCACGGCGGGGACACggcggttaaataattaattaaattttatatttaggatattttttaatatttttagacataaaatacatttatgtctagaatttaaattatattagaattataaataagtaaactaacgccaaaaatagtacaataatacacataaaatATTTAGAGTACAAATCAAAAGTTTAAATATGTTACGTTCAAATActaatactaaaaataatagtcaaaataataatataaattattttcttttggaccAATGGCATATCAAAGAAATCAAGACTGACATATGGTACTCaatagttaaaatttgaaattgaatgttTGAAACTGGCTTTCACGTGGGGTTGGCAGAAGACCcacaaaacaaagaggaaatataaaaaaatattagaaaagttaaaatgaacgaaaaagaaaaagaaaacgtaaatgaagcagaagaagaagaaggcatcTGGGtgagagagcaaagaaaaagaaaaagaaaaagaagcagaagaagaagaagaagaagaagaagaaggagagaggAGGAGCTCGCCGATCGGCCCGATCTAGCTCCGGCAAGCGACGGAGGGCAGCGGCAGCAGCAGCGGGCAGAGGTCAGAGGTCAGACAtctgtgatttttctttttttttttcactgctaGCGTGTCGGAGCCGCGTCGGAGCCGTGTCGGCGGCGTGTCGgagaagcgaaaaaaaaaaaaaaaagagacactCGCCGGACACCGGAATCCGACGAGTCGTACCCGTTCCGGTGTCCGACACGTGTCCGACACCGACACGACGCCAAAAATGGCGTGTCCGTGCAACCTAGGTTCTAGCATGGCATATGGTGTGGAAATCAAGCATTGCAGGAGTTGTTGCTGGAGTTGTATCTGTTCGTTCCTATTTGGAAATACCGAATGTTGGAGAATTCGACTGAGGAATATCAGATTTATACATGATTTTAATGATTGGAGAATGGAATCAATAGCATCTatgtttcaaaataatttatatttcaatgTCCCAAATGAAGGGCGTTAGAATTatgattaagtgattaaatttatcatttcctaacaacttaagcttttgggagaattggtaatttaacatagtGTCAAAGCAGGAAATCCTAAGTTCGATCCCTATCTTTAATCTACttctcatttaaaatgttaaaaatcccACATGTTAGGCCCTCACTTATTACAAGTTAGGCCCAGATGTGAGGAGGAGTGTTAAATTTTGGTTAAgtaattaaattcaccatttcctaaaaACCTAAGCTTTTGGGAGAATTGCTTATTTAACAGAGGGCTTGAGGTGGAAGCTGACTACTAGTGGTAAGTTCAATGTTCAATTGTATTATGAAACTTTAAGAGGCGCCACTAGAGTAAGTTTCCCTTGGAAGAGCATTTGGTGCACTAAAACTCCAAAAAGAGTTACATTTTTTATGTGGATAGAGGCATGGGAAAGAATTTTGACATGCAACAAGCTTTCCAAGAGAGGcgaaattttggaaaattagtGTTGTATGTGCAATAGTAGTGATGAAATTATGGATCATTTGCTGCTGCATTGTATAGTCACCCATAAGTTgcaggttttttttattttatatttttgtgttaGTCCTACTTATCTAGAACAAAGTTCTACTggctcataatttttttaaaaaagaaaaaagatgataaacaaagaaaatggcAGAGTACATACAGCTCGCATGTTTGCATAGGTAGAATCCAAATTAGGTACTTCAAGGCCACGTAAAGCACCAGTTAACCACTCACATGCTTCAATATTTTGAAGCATGCGGGCTTCATCAAATGAACCTCCCGTCAAACATGCTGCATACTACAACCAAGGAAATGTCATCAGAAAGACCAAAAACAAGTTGTTCAAACTCAAACTAGTAATCCAATTGGAGAAAGTACCTCTGAAGGCACACGCAATCGTTCAAGAAGCTTATCAAGTTCCTCAATGAGAGCTTTGTTATTCACAGATTGCATCTCCAAATTGTTATTGCGGGTTTCTATCTGGACACGAGttaacaatattttcaaaatcatgctaaatacataaaattgagAAGTAAAAACagaatttaggattaaaaaaaattagccgTGTAAGTAACATGGCATATAGAACAATCACTTTTTCAACAAACCCTAACAGAATAATTATTTAGCAATTCAAATCAGATCCAGTAGTGGCAGCATAACTGCTTTTTTTTATCAACAAAATTACCACCATAAAAGATTTTTCTGCAACTATAATTGGAAAGTGAAAATAAACATGTATGGgacataaataatttatattgagagagagagagagagagaaactagaACACATGGAATGATCAACAtccttattaaaataaattttaatgccAAGACAAAACACGGCCTTGAccaatatatatgtatgaacAGCTATGTTTTCTGGGAAGAAAGGAGGGGAGgcaaggaaactttttttttttttttttttttttgaaataaataataaaacttcaTTGAATGAAACTAATCAACTACAAAGAGCCAAAGCACACAGGAAGTGTGCTGAGGTAAacctgaaaacaaacaaaactaagATGCAAGAAAAGTACAACTATCAAGTAAAGCAGGCAAGGAAGTAAAAGTGAAAACACTCAAAGCCATTGTCGACCCAAGCAAAGTATGGAAAAAGATAGTTTCAGGTCTTGAGTTGAACTTTTGGTTCCTTCATAAATTAGAGCATTCCTCTCCCACCAAATACCACACATTTCTATATTTACTTAACTTACCCGGCCAGCTAGAGCAAggaaacatttttataacacaTAACAACAAGCTAGACAAATAAATGGTGGGCACAATAAGTATGTTGAAGTCCTTACCGACTCAATGTCCTCTCTCATGTGTCTAAGCTTCACATTAAAGATGCCTAACCATTCATCCATATCATCAACACAATTTGTGGCTGACTCAAGCCCATGCAATACCTGCAAGACcaacaatcaaaaaataaatcacaataCATATCTGTCAACTTAAAGGACTTAATAAAGGAAAAACATAAACAGCACAACCATTCATCAAGTTCTCTAAAATGAGAACAAAAATTACCTCATCTATCAAAGGTTCACTTTCCAAAATGGCATGCACATTTGCTGCTTCCAAAGCCAGAAGCTCTCGCTTCAGCCTTTCGGAAAATGCCTCCGCCTCACCAATTCCCATGACATAACTGCAAatcattttttaagaaatataacTAAAAAGGTGGTGCCACGGTGACAATTTGTCTTTCTTTCTAGTACTAACTGCAATTGGCATTTAAGGACATAAAAGAGtaaaattataacactaaactCTCAACAACTTCTTCATCAACCTAGAAAAATTTGGTAGCAATCAACTGTTCCTTCTTCAACAAGAACATGAAGCCCAACTCAAGCTCTAGGTCTACCAAGCTTTTTGGACCTTAAtgcaattaaaagaaaagaaaataagatccTGCAAAGCTTCAAcggaaaagaaaatagataaaaaagaaTGTGGCCCACTTGGCACTTTCATTAAGTACAAAATGACTTTGATATGGATACTTCTTGAAAACTGCAGGGTCAACCAATGCCGACAGAATCACAAGACAAACTCTATACAAAATCTCTATGGCTAACAATGATTATTCAAATAAAACCTTGCATTGAAAAGAAACATTGAACCCCAAAAATGAAATCTGAATTTCAGTGGCCGAACCCCAAGAAATTAGTGTATCCATTAAAAACAAGAAAGGATGGAAAGAATGCAATCAATGCAGTCTTCCTCCTTTCATCAGACCCTAGGTTGACGTCAATGCATACCTTGGCTAGCTCACACATGTCTAACCCATTTCCAAATATCAGTGGCACGAAATTGTCAAGGACCTTAAaacctttttcttctcatataatGGAATTTCAATAGTCTAGTAAAATTGATATATATCTCAACTTGACCAAATAACAATCAACAATAGTCATTCTTTATCAAATATCAATGAGACATCCCAAATtaaccaaacaacaatataaGCCACAATTAAATAGATCCGATTCAGATCAAAGAATGCAAGCAATACGTACGTGCCCAAAAGAGCCTCCATATCCTCCTCCTCAGCCTGAGAAACAAGTTCTTTTTCAACGGTCACTTTCAAGTCACTTTCAGTCACTGTTGCCACAACAGGCCCGTCAGTTAGGTTCCTTTGAGTACTAACTGAGGGTGTGTTTTCCTATTCAgtgaaaaattaaatgaaaggGTTGTTAGATTGTGAATCcacataaaaaatcaaacagGTAGAACATCATTATACGCACCTTCGCCCAAAGAGCCATCTCCACAACATCTATTCCAACTACTTTAGGAAGACGACCCAGTACATCTTTACAGATGTTTAAGATACAAAGTAAAAGGCGGTTCCTACAAGAAAAGGTCCAAATCAATAATTAGCTACATGATAACACTATAAAAGAGCATATCAAATCAAAAACCTATGCTATAATCCCAAAATAGTGCAAGAAAATTAACACTTGCATTTTCTAAAGAGAGAGATTctagagagggggggggggggagagtagagaaagagagggaattCACACCTCAATccaaattcaagaaattttacTATCAATCTATCTTTTTACAATGCATGTACATGGATATTTATAGCCTAGGAGTTAGCTATTGTTGATGACATCATCCATAACTAACATTTATCACATGCTAGAATACAATTATAACATATTAATCACATGCAAGACTTAATAAAGCACATGACTTCTACTTCTAACAACTTCCTAAAATCTAGCTTGTGCATGTGCCATTAACTAATTTTCCCTCCAATTTTCAAATACCACAACAAACTTGGCACGTGTGGATTTAGCTACAATTATCATATGGCACATGTGAAATTCAGCCCTTAGGCTTGGCTGGCCTTGTACCATGTCACTCCCTCGTGCCATGTCACCATGCCGCATCATCATCCATGTTATGAGTTATACTCCTACATCAATATTTTTAAGAGTGCATTGCTCCCATCATATTTACCTGTCATCAATATTGCGCATGGTCCACTGAGGTGGAGTAACACTTTGGCTTCTGAGGT
This DNA window, taken from Quercus robur chromosome 2, dhQueRobu3.1, whole genome shotgun sequence, encodes the following:
- the LOC126712165 gene encoding exocyst complex component SEC3A — encoded protein: MAKSSADDDELRRACEAAIEGTKQKIVMSIRVAKSRGIWGKSGKLGRQMAKPRVLALSTKSKGQRIKAFLRVMKYSTGGVLEPAKLYKLKHLSKVEVIANDPSGCTFTLGFDNLRSQSVTPPQWTMRNIDDRNRLLLCILNICKDVLGRLPKVVGIDVVEMALWAKENTPSVSTQRNLTDGPVVATVTESDLKVTVEKELVSQAEEEDMEALLGTYVMGIGEAEAFSERLKRELLALEAANVHAILESEPLIDEVLHGLESATNCVDDMDEWLGIFNVKLRHMREDIESIETRNNNLEMQSVNNKALIEELDKLLERLRVPSEYAACLTGGSFDEARMLQNIEACEWLTGALRGLEVPNLDSTYANMRAVREKRAELEKLKSTFVRRASEFLSNYFASLVDFMISDKSYFSQRGQLKRPDHADLRYKCRTYARLLQHLKSLDKNCLGSLRKAYCGSLNLLLRREAREFANELRASTKASRNPTVWLEASTGSGQNVNAADTSTVSEAYAKMLTIFIPLLVDESSFFAHFMCFEVPALVPPGGLVNGNKTGYNDDDANDDDLGIMDIDDNDSKTGKTSAELAALNESLQDLLDGIQEDFYAVVDWAYKIDPLRCISMHGITERYLSGQKADAAGFVRLLLGDLESRISMQFSRFVDEACHQIERNERNVRQMGVLSYIPRFATLATRMEQYIQGQSRDLVDQAYTKFVSIMFVTLEKIAQTDPKYADIFLLENYAAFQNSLYDLANVVPTLAKFYHQASEAYEQACTRHISVIIYTQFERLFQFARRIEDLMYTITPEEIPFQLGLSKMDLRKMLKSTLSGVDKSISAMYKKLQKNLTSEELLPSLWDKCKKEFLDKYESFVQLVAKIYHPSENIPTVSEMRDLLANL